In Pararhizobium sp. A13, the genomic stretch GCGCACCAGTACCCGCATGACGCGAGCGGCCGTCGAGAAGCTCATCTGATCGAGCGGCCCTTCACCTTCCCAAGGTTTGGTCAGTCTTTCGGTGATGGCACTGACAATGTTCATCGGCACGATGTCGTTGCATTCGCGCATCGCCTCGAAGACGAGGCTGATCGGGTTGACCCGTCCTTCGAAAGTGACGATTGGTTCCGTAAGTTCCGTATCCCATTCCTCGAAGGCATAGAGCGCTTCGCGGAACAATTCCTGAAGGGTGATCGGCGCGTGTCCGTTGTAAAGTGGCGGCAAGGCATTCGTCATGTCTGTCTCCTCTTGTGGATTAAGCCAGTTCCTCCTCATCGGCCGGGATCGAAGCAGAACACGCAGAACGCAGGGTTTCCCTCCGGACCGAATACACGATCATTTTTATAGTGTAACACTCTCGCGATAAAGCGAATTATGACCGCAAAGTGGTTGGCACATATCTGCAAACATCTAAGTGGTTGATATCCCAAAGGAACGCCAACGATCAAACATCGGATTTTTGGTTATCGGGCGATAGCCGAGTTTGTCCCAATCGATCCTCGATTTAGCCGCTGCGATCGACTGGAGCAGGAAGATTGACCATTTCTATCTTGGTGGAAGGCCAAGAAAGCGGCCTGATGAACCGCGACCGGGGCGAGGTGGCAAAAGACCAGGTTTCAAGATAAGCAAGATCGGAGGTCAGCGCCCGCAGCGTGTTTTCGCCCATGCCCTGGTTGACGAGATTCCGTAGCGTTTCGACGTCCTGGTCGGTCAGCAGTTCCGCAAGCTTGTCGCGCCGGTCAATCGGAAGGACCGAAGCGATCGTGTCGAGCGCAACGGTACGACTTACAATCGATGTCGTTGGCGCGGCGGTCATTTGGGCAGGCCGTCTTCGTCATAGAGGTCACGATGCGCTGAGGTCAGATCAGCGGTTCGCTTTGGCTTGCCTTGCGCGGCAAGGAACCAAACCTCATCGATCGCAGAGGTTTTTCCATCCTTGGCCGGCATGTTGCTTCGGTCGTCACCTTTGATGTCGAAAGGGGTACCGTCGGACGAGAGTTCATTCCGGACCGGAAGAGCGGTGGGCTGCGCGACGGGCCGTCCGCCGTGGCAGACATACACCTCGTCGTGGCGAGACGCCAAGTCGATCATTTCTTCGAACCGATTCGCCGCTTCACTGACATCAATGAAAATCTTCATCGGATTGCTCACCAAAGCCGTTCATGCAGCACCGCATCGAAGGCGGTGTCGGGGGAGACAAACGCGCAATGTTCCAGCCGCGCCTGGGCCGCGAGAATACGGTCCCACGGATCGCGGTGATCCCAGTCAAAGCTTGCCGCGAGTTCGGCATGCAGATCGGTGATGGCAAGGGTCTGCAAACCGCTGGCACTGACGGCGGCACGCAGTTCCTGTGGCTTGAGGTCAAGCTTGTTTGTCTTGCCAGACGCCGGTATCGTCATTCCAGTCGCCAGCGTCGATGGCGGCCTGTTCGGCATCGATTATGTCGAACAGGCCGTCGGGTAGACCACGCTGGCGCAAAAGGCCGAAGGGGCGCTTGCCGCCAGCGGCCGGGCCAATGCGGGCATAGACTTCGTTGCCGCGCATGATGACGATTTCGCCCTGGTTGGCGCGTTCGAGGACTTCTGCGAAGTTCTTGCGGGCTTCGCTGATCTTATAGCTTGTCTGGGGCATTGGGGCCTCCGAATTCGGTCGTAAGGGGCACCGCATCACCGCTTTGAAGCGCGTACAAGCATGTCGTACATCTCACCTCCGATAAGCATTAGTTATCGATGGTCAGATATGGTTCCGACAAAAGTAGCCTGTGAAGAACCTTAACTATGACATAGCTGACGTCAAGATGTGCTGGCAAACGCCACTTTTTCTGACAAAGGCCTCTCCCTCCTACGTTATTTTCGTGACTTCAAATAGGCTTTTGGATCCTTCCGATGCCGGATATTGGAGCCGACTTGAATGTCAGAAAAAGATGCGCTATTTTCTGACACATGAAAATCGTTGCGACATCAGTTCCAGACCGAATCATGAAGCGCGCCCGTGCTGGCGGGCGGGGCGGTGTCTTCACGCCCAGTGACTTCCTCGACGTGGCCGCACGATCGACGGTCGACCAGGCCCTTTCCCGGTTGGCCAAGAATGGAAAGCTCCGCCGCCTGGCGCGAGGCCTGTACGACTTCCCGAAGGTTCATCCACAACTTGGTGCCCTTGCGCCTACACCTGACGATGTCGCGCAAGCGTTGGCGCGGGAGACCGGATCCCAGGTACAGATCGCCGGCGCGCGCGCGGCCAATGCCCTTGGCCTGTCAACACAGGTCCCGGCGAAGAGTACTTATTTGACAGACGGTCCGTCGCGCCGCGTCGTCCTGGGCAAGCGCGTGGTCGATCTGCGTCACGCATCGCCAAAGCATCTGATCGCTCCGGGCAGCGCGGCCGGCACAGTCGTCCAGGCCCTTCGTCACGTGGGGGCGGTACGTGCCGCCGACGTTGCGCAGATCGCGTCGCGTCGGCTGTCGGCCAGCGACAAGAAGACGCTCGCATCTAATGCGATCCGGGCCCCGGCGTGGATGCGACCCACGCTCGCCTCAATCGCCAACGCAGCGTCGGGTGAGATGGATGGATAAGGTTGCTCTTCTACCAGCCGACGATCGGGCAGCCCTCTTCGGCGAGACCGGTGCTGGCCGAGGGGTCGCCAACACGATCATCGAGAAGGACTTCTGGGTCTGCTGGGCCTTAAAGCGACTTTTTGGCCTGCAGGAAAAGGATGTTGCCACCCTTGTCTTCAAGGGTGGTACGTCCCTTTCCAAGGCCTTCGGCGCCATTCGCCGCTTTTCCGAAGATATCGACCTCTCTTTCGATCGAGCGGATCTCGGCTATCCGGGCGACCGCGATCCCGAGCAGGAAGGCATCAGCAAGAAACAGGCGTATAACCTCATTGAAGCCTTGGTGAACGATGTCGAGCGGCATATCGCCGAGAAGCTGATTCCGGCTCTTAGGTCCGCCATCGTCGAGCAACTCGGCGAGCCGACAAAAGGCGAGTGGTCGCTGGAGATTGACGCCAGCGACGCGCAGACGGTGAACTTCCACTATCCGACCGTTCTGCCTACTTCCGAATATGAAGGCATGGCCTACATCACCCCGCGGGTGAAACTCGAACTCGGCGCGCGCGGCGATCCATGGCCCACCGAGGAGAGGGTCATTCGCTCCTACGCGGCGGAGGACTATCCCGACTTCTTCGAAGAGCCTGAAAGCACCGTGACCGTTCTGTCCGCGCAACGGACCTTTTGGGAAAAGGCCACGGCGTTGCACGCGGAGGCACACCGTCGTACAGAAACGGCGACACCGCAGTATTTCTCGCGGCACTATTATGATCT encodes the following:
- a CDS encoding nucleotidyl transferase AbiEii/AbiGii toxin family protein; protein product: MDKVALLPADDRAALFGETGAGRGVANTIIEKDFWVCWALKRLFGLQEKDVATLVFKGGTSLSKAFGAIRRFSEDIDLSFDRADLGYPGDRDPEQEGISKKQAYNLIEALVNDVERHIAEKLIPALRSAIVEQLGEPTKGEWSLEIDASDAQTVNFHYPTVLPTSEYEGMAYITPRVKLELGARGDPWPTEERVIRSYAAEDYPDFFEEPESTVTVLSAQRTFWEKATALHAEAHRRTETATPQYFSRHYYDLAMLLDTDEGKAAAADFELLATVAKHKATFFRSGWASYDTAQPGTLRLLPSEARIKDLRADYRAMAPMMFDERPPAFDDILAKIEKLQETINT
- a CDS encoding DUF6088 family protein, with protein sequence MKRARAGGRGGVFTPSDFLDVAARSTVDQALSRLAKNGKLRRLARGLYDFPKVHPQLGALAPTPDDVAQALARETGSQVQIAGARAANALGLSTQVPAKSTYLTDGPSRRVVLGKRVVDLRHASPKHLIAPGSAAGTVVQALRHVGAVRAADVAQIASRRLSASDKKTLASNAIRAPAWMRPTLASIANAASGEMDG
- a CDS encoding type II toxin-antitoxin system prevent-host-death family antitoxin, with amino-acid sequence MPQTSYKISEARKNFAEVLERANQGEIVIMRGNEVYARIGPAAGGKRPFGLLRQRGLPDGLFDIIDAEQAAIDAGDWNDDTGVWQDKQA